The Rhodothermales bacterium nucleotide sequence ATTGCCACACTAAACCGTTCCCATGTCCAGATCTTTACGTGTCGGCCTCCTCACCGGCGGCGGCGATTGCCCCGGTTTGAACGCCGTCATCCGCGCGGTGAGCAAAAGCCTCATCATTCAGCACAACGCCGAGGTGATCGGATTCGAGGACGGGTTTCTCGGGCTGATCGAGGAGCGGGTCCGGCCGCTCGACTACCACGACGTCAGCGGCATCCTCACGCAGGGCGGCACGATCCTCGGGACGAGCAACCGCGCGAACCCGTTTCGCTTTTACAAGCGCGGCGACGCCGACGTCTCGAGTCAGGTGGTCAAGTTCGTTCGCACCCTCGGCCTCGACGCCATCGTCACCATCGGGGGCGACGGGACGATGTCCATCGCGCACGGTCTGCACCAACTGGGCGTGAACATCGTCGGGGTGCCGAAGACGATCGACAACGACCTGTACGCGACGGATCGGACATTCGGGTTCGACTCGGCCGTGGCGATCGCGACCGAGGCCATCGACCGGCTGCATACGACCGCGCAGAGCCATCACCGGGTGATGATCATCGAGACCATGGGTCGCTACGCCGGCTGGATCGCGCTGTACGCCGGCGTCGCCGGCGGGGCGGACGTCATCCTCATCCCGGAATTCGAATACGAGATCGACGAGATCGTCCGCGTATGCAAGGAGCGCGAGAGCGGCGGACAGCGCTTCACCATCGTCTGCATCGCGGAAGGCAGCAAGCCGAAGGGCGGCTCGATGGTCGTCCAGAACATCGTCGAATCCAGCCCGGACCCGATCCGCCTCGGCGGCATCTGCAAGGTGCTTGAGCACCAGCTCACGGCGCATCTGCGCAGCGAGGTGCGCACCACCATCCTCGGCCATACGCAGCGCGGCGGTCCGCCGACGCCCTACGATCGCAACCTCGCCACCGCCTTCGGCGCCTATGCCGCCGCCATGGTGGCGGATGGGCGCCACGGTCATATGGTGGCGCTGAAGGACAACAACCTGACCAGCGCGCCCCTCGAAGAGGTGGCGAACCGGGTCCGTACGGTTCCGGCCGATGCGGCCATGATTCTCGCCGGCATGGCCGTGGGCACCTCGTTCGGCGTAAGCGACTTCGAACACCGCTTCCACGGCAACCAGGACGCGCGACACGTCACCTGACCCCTCAACCACGATGCATGTATTTCTGACCGGTGGCACCGGATTCGTCGGTACCTACATCCTCCAGGAACTCCTGGCCCGGGGCCATTCCGTGCGGATGCTCGTGCGCCGCTCCGAAGACCGGATGCCGGGGCAAGGCAAGATCGAAACCGTAAAAGGGGACGTCACGAACCGCAAATCGCTCAACGGGCTCATGCGCGGGTGCGATGCCGTCGTGCATCTCGTGGGGATCATCCAGGAGAAGCCGGCGCAGGGCGTCACCTTCCAGGCCCTCCATGCCGACGCGACGCGTCACGTGGTGGATCAGGCGAGAGAGGACGGGATCGAGCGTTTCGTCCATATGAGCGCGAACGGCGCCCGGCCCGACGGGGTCTCGGGGTATCAGACGAGCAAGTGGGAGGCGGAAGAGTACGTCCGCCAGGCCGGCTTCGACCGGTGGACGATCTTTCGGCCTTCGGTGGTCTTCGGAGACCCCGGCGAAGACAATCCGGAGTTTGCCTCGCAGCTGGCCCGCACGCTGGTGGGGCCGTTTCCGATCCTGCCCGTGTTCGGCGACGGCAACTACGAGATGCAGCCAATCTCGGTACAGGAGGTCGCCTCGGCCTTCGTCCAGGCCCTCACGAACGACGCCGCGCGGCAGAAGACGTACTGCGTCGCCGGCAATGACCGGATACCCTATCGGAAAGTGCTCGATCTCATCGCCGGCGGCATGGGCATCGCCCCGAAGCCGCAGATCAAGCAGCCGGTCTGGCTCGTCCGACCGGTCGTGCAAACCGTGGGCAAGCTCGGCCTGCTCCCGATCACGCCCGACCAGTTCGAGATGCTCCTCGAAGGCAACACCTGCGACGCATCGGACTTCTACCGCGATTTCGACCTGACACCCATCCGGTTTACGGCGGAGAATCTGGGGTATCTGGGGTGAAGGTCATGGCGCCCTTTGGGCGCGGTCACTGGGCATGAACGGCCGGAGGCCGTGTCATGAGCGCCCTTTGGGCGCGGTCATTGGACATTGCGCCCTTTGGGCGCGGTCATTGGACATTGCGCCCTTTGGGCGCGGTCATTGGACATTGCGCCCTTTGGGCGCGGTCATTGGACATTGCGCCCTTTGGGCGCGGTCATTGGACATTGCGCCCTTTGGGCGCGGTCACTGGACATGAGCGCCCTTTGGGCGCGGTCATTGGTCATGAGCGCCCTTTGGGCGCGGTCATTGGACATTGGTCATCGGGCACTGGTCATGGGGAACCTGACTGGAGCGACGCGTTCGTCCAGTGTCCAGTGTCCAGTGTCCAGTGTCCAGTGTCCAGTGTCCAGTGTCCAGTGTCCAGTGTCCAGTGTCCGGGAACTTCCCACCCCCTTGGTCGATCCATCTCCCCTTGCAGGAAATTCAGCATCGATTGACGTGTAGTTTTTAATGGATTCAATACGGCACCCATCGCCAGACCCGAGCCCGGAGAAGAAATACATCGCCATCGCCGGCAATATTGGCGCCGGCAAGAGTTCGCTCACGGCGATCATCAGCGAGTACTTCAAGTGGGATGCCTATTACGAGCGCGTGGACGACAATCCGTATCTGTCGGATTTTTACGAAAACATGCGCCGGTGGTCGTTCAACCTCCAGGTGTTTTTTCTTTCGAGCCGGTTCAACCAGCAACGCCGGATCGAATCGGGGCCGAATCCGGTGGCGCAGGACCGCTCGATCTATGAGGACGCGGAGATTTTCGCGCGCAACCTCTACGAGATGGATCTGATGTCGCGAAGAGACTACGAGAACTATACGGAGCTCTTCCATATCATGACGTCCTATCTGCGGCCGCCCGATTTGCTGGTATACCTTCGCGCCTCCGTGCCCACGCTCGTGCGCCACATCCAGTCGCGCGGCCGGAATTACGAGTCCAGCATCCGCATCGAATATCTGGAGCGCCTCAATGTGCTGTACGACGAATGGATCGATCGCTACGACTTCGGTCCCAAGCTCATCATCGACGCCGACTCGTACGATTTTGTCAACAATCCGGAAGATCGGCAGGATGTGGTCGGCCGCATCGAAAGCCGGCTTTTTGGTCTCTTTGCGGATTGATCCGGCCTGCGCGGCCCTCTTAGTCGCCGGCCTTCTCGTCGCCCTGCCCGCGCGCGCCCAGGTGGTGGATACCCTTGCCGCCCCGCCGCCCGACAGCGCGCTCGTCGTTGCCGATTCTCTCCCCGCGCCGGCGCCCCGCCGCGCGCTCGACCTCTCCACGCTGGTCGCTTTCGCCACCGATGCCGCCGGCGTCACCGTCAACGATTCGCTTCCGGCCCGCCTGCCCGACCGCGAACTGGCCGACGTGCTCGCACAGGCAGGGGGATCCTTTTTGTACGATTTCGGCGGTCCGGGCTGGCCCGATGGATGGAGTCCGCTCGGGCTCGATCCGAGGCAGGCCGGTCTTCAGTTTCAGGGGATCTCGTATGCGGACCCCGTCACCGGCCGGCCCCTGTACGAGATGCTCCCGCTGCCCTGGCTGGATCCCGTACGTCTGCAACCGGGTCGACTCGGGCAGGCGATGTCCGTTGGCGCGCGGCTTCGCGCCTACGACGCGGCGCGCCCGATCAGCGAACTCCGGTACGGGTCGAGCAAGGACGGGCTGCAGAGCGCCTTCGTCGTCCACGCCCAGCGCCGGCGGGTGCGGTTTTTCAGGGAGCCCGGACTCTTCAGCTACGCGCTGGGTTACGGCGGGCACGGGGCGAACGGCGAATATCCCGGCAGCAAACTCAGCGCCGGCCGGCAGCTCCTGGCGCGGCTGCGGCTGCAGCAATCCTTCGGCTCCCTCGAGATCGTCAACCTCCAGAATCGCCAGCGGCTTGGCGCCCACGGCGGGGTGATCCCGTTCGGGACGAACTACAACTCGATCTACAACCGCATCAGCGCGCAGGTCGCGAACGCCACGGCGAAGCGCACGGTGATCCGTAACGACCTCGCGGCCACCCTGCGCACCCGGCTGCTGCCGGGCTTTCGGCAACCCTTCGAGGCGACGGGCTACTGGACGGCGCAGACGTTTCGCTACGCGCTCGGCAGCGATACCCTCGCCGCGGCGACGCGCCGGCTGGGCTATCGGCTGCGTCAGCCGCTGATCGATGCCGGCCCGTTTTCGCTGGAGGCCCGGGCGGAAGGGTGGCGCGAGCGCGTCGCCGAGAGCACGGCCTTGCCGGACTCGCTCGGCCTCAGCCGCCGCGCCTTCCACGCCGGCGGTCGCGTGCAGTACCGCACGGGCGGGTTCGATCTGGAGGGCGAGGCCGATCTCCATGCCGGCGCGACCGGCGCCGCCTATCCGGGCGGGATGGCGCGTCTGGGATGGCGCCCGGGTGACGCGCTGATGCTGTTCGCCGAAGCGAGCCGGTCCGGGCAGTCGCTAGCCTGGATCGATGAATACGGCTGGTCGGGCCTCGTCGCCCCGCTCGCCGCCGATCCGGAGAGCCGCACGAGCGCCGGGCGCGCCGGCGTGCGGGTGCGGCTCGGGCCCTTCGATCTGGAAGTGGCTCCATTTGCGCACCAGACGAAAAACGCCTTCGATCTCTTTACGGTCGGCGAGAGCGACACCCTCGCGGTTCGCGTCCTCGGCGAGCCGGTCCGCTGGGTGGGCGCCAGCCTGGATGCTGGATTCCGGCGCGACGCCGCGCGCGGTTTTTATCTGACCGCGCAGCCGACCGTCTATCGCTATGCCGGCGATGCAGCCTCGTCGGACGCGCGCCGGGTCCAGGCGAGTCTGCCCGAGTTGTTCGTTCGCGGCCGATCGGGCCTGCGGTACCTCCTCTTCAAGGGCGATCTGGATATGGATCTGTACGTCCAGGGCCGGTTCTGGTCTCCGTTCGGCAGCCGCACGCTGCACCCCGAGACCGGGCTGCTGGCGCTGCCGGCCGTGGCAGGCCGCGACGTACTGAGTTCGTTTACGGCCGACATCGTGCTGGAGGCCGGCGTCCGCACCGCCAAGCTCTATGTGGCGTACGACAACGTCTTCAGCGGCACCAACGTCGTCATCGGCAACCTGCTCGTGCCCGATTACCCGCTCCCGACGCAGCGTTTTCGCTTTGGCGTCTTCTGGCCGATTTTCGATTGAGGGGCCTGCCGGCGGCGGCCGAAACGAACCGCCTTCGCAACCGAACCGGGGCGTGCGCCGTGAAACGAACCGTTCACCTCACCACGTTCGACGCTCATGCCGCCATCGATCGATCCGTCTTCGCTCAGCCCGTATGAACAGGAGGCCCTGCGCGGCATCGCGGTGTGGAAACGCCCCGATCAGGCGTGGTGGGAGCGGGCGGCCGCGGCGGTCCAGCGCTCGCTCGACGACGTGGGCGACCAGCTCCGCCGCATTCCGGGGGTCGATTGGACGATCGACAACGTGGTCGCCGGCCTCCTGAAGGTCCTCAACGAAATCACGCAGGACCTGGTCTGGCGCGACGCCATCTACCGGGATTTTCAGCGGCTCGGCCATGATGACGTGCGCGATATCGATGCCGTCGCGCGGCTCGATCTCCGGACGATCGACGAGGCGCTGGACGGGCTCAGCGCCAAGTATCTCGGGCTGGCGGCCGTGGAGGGGACGGCGACGGGTCTGGCCGGCGCCGCGGGCATCCTGCCCGATGTGGTGGCGCTCGTCGCCCTGAACCTGCGCGCGGCCGGCGAATACGCCACGTATTACGGTTTCGACATCTCGACGCCCGAGGAGCGGCTTTATGCCCTGAGCATCCTCGACGCGGCGGCCCTGCCGGCGACGGAGCGGCATCAGGCCGAGGCGCGCCTGAACGAGGCCCACGAAAACGTGGCGCGCACGAAAACCACGCGCACCATCAACTCGGTGGTGGTCGGGGGCACGCTCGGCGCCGCGGCCCGGTCGATCGCGTTGCGGCTCACCCGCAGCAAGCTCCTCCAGTTCATGCCGGTCGCCGGCGCGCTGCTGGCCGGCGGGTTCAACTCGCTCTATACCCGCACCGTCTGCGACGCGGCGTTTCATCTTTATCGCGAACGGTTCCTGAATCGGAAATACGAACGGCGCGTCGAAGGGGAATGGGGGGAGTCACGGTAGCCCATACCACGTGGACCGCCCGCCGCCGTGGCGGACAAGCTGGCCGTTGTCGAGCAGGGTGCGAAAGGTGGCCTTGATGGTATTCGGACTCGCGCCGGCCTCCCGGGCGATGTCGCGGTTGGTGACGCGGCCGTGCTGGCGGGCGTAATCGAGGATGAGGAGCGCCAGTTCCGGTAGCTCCATCATGGCGCGTTGTTCGCGCTCGACTTTCGCGGCCAGCCGGCGCTTCTGCTGTTGCAGGGCGCGCGCAAAGTAGAGCAGCCAGGGCTGCCAGTTCGGCGCCTCCGACCGGATCGTGCTCTGGGTTTGCCGCAGGGCCAGGTAGTAGCCTTCCTTGCTGTGCTCGATCACGCTTTCGAGCGACGAGTAGGGCACGTAGGCATAGCCGGCCTGCAGGAGAAGGAGGATGGTCAGGATGCGGCTCAAGCGCCCATTGCCGTCCTGGAACGGGTGGATTTCGAGAAACACCACGACAAACACCCCGATGACGAGCAACGGGTGGAGGCGGCCCAGCGCGCGCGCCTCGTCCAGCCACTGCACCAGCTCGGCCATGCGGTGCGGTGTATCGAACGGGGTAGCGGTTTCGAAGACGATGCCCACCATCGTCCCGTCGGCGTCGAAGGCGCCGACGTCGTTGCGGACGGCCTTGTAGGCGCCCCGGTGCCGTTCGTCCTTCGTGCTGTAGCGCAGCAGGTCGCGGTGCAATTGTTTGATGTGGTTCTCCGTGACGGGGATGTCCACCCACGCCCGAAAGACCGTTTCCATGACCTCGGCATAGCCGGCGACTTCCTGTTCGTCGCGGCTCTCGAAACGCCGGATGTCTAGCCGTCTCAAGAGCTGCTCCACCTCCCGGTCGCTAAGCGTGCTACCCTCGATGCGCGTGGAGGACCCGATGCTTTCGATGGTGGCGACGCGGCGAAGCGCCTGCAGCCGGTCCGGCGCGAGCACGCCCAGGGCGCGCCACGCCCCCTTGAACTCGTCGATTTCGGACAGGAGGGCGAGGAGTTCGTGGGTGATATGCAGGGTGCCGGTGTTGAGCATACCGGAAAATATACCGGATTATACCCGATTGCAAGGCGGAGGGACTACCCCACAGGGCACTCGCATGCTCTTCAAACGTGAGCATCTCCCGGTATGGGAGTATGGGGGTATGGGAGGTTTTTGTGGTAAAAAATGCCCCCATGCACCCAAACTCCCATACTCCTCTCACGGCCACGGCGAGCATGCGATGGCCCTGGACCACCCCCATCCATCACCCCAAAAATATTTCGTCTGAAACTTGTACATATCATACACATATGTTATTATATGTATAAGCTCACGACACAACGCGCACCGTACCCAAGCAGATCTGCACCTCGAATCGCAAACCCCAAACGACGCAACTGACATGATGGACTTCACGCTTTACTCCCGGCCGCGTCTCGGCCTCAGCGATGCCCAGTGGGACCTCGTCAAAGACCTTTTTGACTGCCGGCGCAAACGCAAGCACGATCTCCGCGGCATCGTGGACGGCATCCTCTACGTGCTGCAATCCGAAGAAAACTGGCGGATGCTCCCCGCCTCGTTCGCGCCCTGGCAGACCGTGTATTACTACTACGACAAATGGCGCAAGAGCGGCCTCTGGTTCCAGCTCGTGCAGCGGCTCCCTGAGGAGTTGCGCGCTGCGCTGATCGAGGATGCGCGGCCCTCGCTTTCGCTGGTCGATCTCTCCATGCCCTCGCTCGCCGGCTTCGGCGGCACCCCGGGCTACGCGCCCTCGTGGATGCAGCCGCCCGCTCAGGCCTACAGCCGGCACTACAGCTGGTCGACCGAGCAGCCGGCCCACGTCGCCGAAAGCCAGGCCGCCTGACCGACTTGACGGGACGCGCCAGAGTCCTGGAAAAGACGCACGGATCCTGAGGGATCCGTGCGTCTTTTTGGTTTTACGTTTACCGTTTACCGTTCAGAAACTGTTGAGAAATAAAAAAGAGTTGTCTTCCTGAGCCCCCGGCGCTTGCGACGGGGTTGTCGAAGGACCTCCCGAATCACTCGCGCATGGCTCCAATGAGCGTCTCACGGTGGTTCGAGAGGTCCTTCATCACGCCCACCGCAAGCGGAGGGCGGTTCAGGATGACGTACCGAGAAGGATTTTTGAAAATCCCAACCGTTTCTCAAGGTTCAATGCTGTCTCCCCGTCGCTTCCCCTACCCCTAAGCAATCCTTGATCGTTACTCTGTAATCTTCAATCTTTAGTCCCCATCGTGCTCTCCCGCTTCCGGATCACGCAGAGGTAGAAGCCTTCAGTGCGCTCGGTCGGCACGACGCGCCGGCCGGCGGCGACGGCCGGGTCGAAGGTGCGTTTCCCCCAGGCCGGCAGGGGTTCGGTCATTTCCGGGGTCTCGAAGGGAAGCGCCTCGGTGGTGAGGGCGTCGCCGAAACGGCGCAGCATGCGGTCGACGACCGCCTCGTTTTCCTCCGGGGCAAGGGAGCAGGTGGAATAGACCAGGATGCCGCCGGGGCGGAGGCACTGGATGGCGGAGAAGAGGAGTTGCCGCTGCTTGCGTTCCATCTCGGCGATCTTGCGTTCGCTCCAGTAGGCGAACGATTCCGGGTCGTCCACATGAAACCGGCCCTCGCTGGAGCACGGGGCGTCGAGGAGGACGCGGTCGAAATACTCCGGGCGGTACTTCCAGACGCGGGTGCCGTCCTGCAGGAAGGTGCGCACCCATTCGGCGCCGTGCTCGCTCAGATTTCGTTTCAGGCGCATGAAGCGATGCTTGACGGCCTCAACGGCGGCGAGTTCGCCGTCCCGCATCATGCCGGCGATCTGCAGCGTCTTGCTGCCCGGGGCGGCGGCAAGGTCGAGTACGCGTTCGCCCGGCCGCGGCGCCAGCGCAATCGGCGGGAGCATGCTGGAGAGGTTTTGCACGTAAATCCACCGGTCGGCATAGGCCGGCAGCGCCATGAGGGCTTCGCGCCACGCCGGCTCGATCCAGCCGGCGCCATCCAGCCAGTCGACCCGGTGAAACGGGATCTGCGCCGCGTCCAGCGCCTGGTCGACGCGGGCCGCATCGGCCCGGAGCGGGTTCACCCGGAAGGAGGTCGCCCGTGGGGCCGTCATGCCGTGCAGCGCCGCCTCGAAGCGGTCTTCGGGCAGGATGCGACGGAGTCGTTCGAGGAACGTGGAAGGAAGCGCCATCAGGGTATGTTGCGGAACAGCGTCAGGTGCCGGCGCGGCCGTGCCAATCCGGGGCCGGCTGGCGGGCGCGCTTAAAGAGCCGTCGAAAAGTACGGATCGGTCGTGCATTTTGTGGCCCCGGGTTCTATCTTTGTGGCGACGATCGCCTGTCTTGTGCATTTCACTTCAGCTTGCGCCTATGAGCACCCGTAGAGGCCAGAACACCATCAAATGCTCGTTCTGCAACCGAACCGCGAACGAAGTGGCCTCGATGGTGGCGGGTCCGGATGTCTACATCTGCGATCGATGCATCAACGATGCCGCCGGCATCGTCCGGAACGACCTGACCTCGTATCACCACGAGTCCACCCCGCCCGGACGCCGGAACGGCCCCCGCCACGTCCGCATGAGCCCGATGGAAATCAAGCGCTCGCTGGATGAATACGTCATTGGGCAGGAGCGGGCCAAAAAAGCGTTCTCCGTGGCGGTCTACAACCACTACAAGCGCATCGAGGCCGAGGACTACCTCCCCGAGTTCGCGGATGTGGAGCTGGAAAAATCCAACATCCTCATGATCGGGCCGACCGGCACGGGCAAGACGCTGCTCGCGCGGACGCTGGCGCGCATCCTGGACGTGCCGTTCTCGATCTCGGATGCGACCGCCCTCACGGAGGCCGGCTACGTCGGGGAGGACGTCGAAAGCATCCTCGCGCACCTGCTGCACGCGGCCGACTTCAACGTCGAACGGGCCGAGCGGGGGATCATCTATATCGACGAGATCGACAAGATCGCGCGCAAGAGCGATAACGCGTCGATCACGCGCGACGTCTCCGGCGAGGGGGTTCAGCAGGCGCTGCTCAAGATCCTCGAGGGCACCGTGGCCGGCGTGCCGCCCAAGGGCGGCCGGAAGCACCCGGAGCAGAGCCTCATCAACATCGACACGCGGAATATCCTGTTCATTTGCGGCGGCGCGTTCGAGGGGCTGGATACGATCATCGCGCGCCGGCTTTCGAGCAATTCCATCGGCTTCCTGACCGGCTCGCAGCACAAGATCGAGAAAGACGATCCCCAGCTCTTCCAGTATGTCGAACCCAACGACCTGCTGCGATTCGGCCTCATCCCCGAACTGATCGGGCGGCTGCCCGTCGTCGCCCCCCTCGAAAAGCTCTCCGACGAGGCGATGACGATGATCCTCACCAAGCCGAGGAACGCGCTGGTCAAGCAATACCAGAAGCTGCTGGCGATGGACAGTGTCGATCTCGTGTTCGACGACGGCGCCATCCAGGCCATCGTGCAGCGTGCCCGCGAACTGGGCACGGGCGCGCGCGGCTTGCGTTCGGTGATGGAGTCGATCATGCTCGACATCATGTTCAACATGCACTCGAAGATGCAGGCCGGCACCTGCCGTATCACCGCCTCCACCGTCCTCAACGGCGATCAGCCGATTTTCGAAGAGCGCAAGGCTAGCGCCTGAAGCGCGAGCCGCACAACGCAGCCAACCCCGTGCCCTACCTCAAGCTCTTCTGGCGCTACCTCAAGGCGGTCTATTCCATCCTTGAAGCACGCAACGGCTTGATGCTGGCCCAGGCCATCGGCTTCAAGGTGCTGATCACGATCATTCCGCTCGCGGTTTTCTCGACGGGCATCCTGGGCAGCGTGCTGCACAACGACCGGATCTCCGACACAGCGATCGGCGTGGTGAACCAGCTGTTGCCCCGGTACCTGGGCGAGGTCAACGCCTTCCTCGAACAGCTCCAGGCATCGAGCGGCACCTTCACCTGGGTGGGCGCGCTCGGGCTCCTCGTGTCGATCTGGATGATCATCAATTCGCTGGAGACGATCGTCAGCACGTTCATCATGGGCGACGAACGCGCACGCCGGCCCATCGTACACCGTCAGTTCTTCGTGTTTCGCATCATGTTGCAGGTAGGACTGACCTTCCTGCTCACCTTCGCGCTGACGGTGGGCATCCAGGGGATCAACCGCTCGGGCCTCGAATTCCTGCAGTTTGTCGGGATGGACAACCTGTGGGTGCAGGCGGGCTGGCGCCGCACGATCAACCTGCTCGGGGTCCTGATCCCGTTCGTGCTCACGCTGTCGATGTTCTTCCAGCTCTACTTCTTTATCCCCGATCCGCATCCTCCGTTTCGCAGCGCCATCGTGGGGACCCTGGTGGCGGCGACGTTCTGGGAACTGGCCAAATCGCTCTTTACGTTTTACGCCACGCACGTGGGGACCTTCGAGCGGTACCGGGGCGATGCCGGCGCGAGCGGGGTGGCCGTGCTGGGGGACGCGTTCGGGTTGTTGCTGGCCATCGTGGTCTGGGCGTACTACACGGGCGTCGTACTCATTATCGGCGCCATTACCGTGCGTTTGCACGAGAAACATGGATGGGGTCGGGCGCATATCCAATCTGGTGGCGGCGATACGGCTACGGCTTGACACCCCACCCTCGCTACCCGCTCGCCCTACCCTCCTACATGGTTTCCCTGCTTCGCCCCTGGTGTTGGTTGATTGTCGCGGCGGCGCTCATCGGCGGGGCCGGCGCGGAGGTGTATGGGCAGCCGCTCAACCTGATCAATGAAGACACGCAGGTCCGGCGTATCTCGTTCGTCTTTCAGGGGCGATCCCACCGGTTCGACGGCAAGGAGCTGCTCCCGAACATGGTGACGCAGGCCCCGGGGTTCTGGGACCGGTTCGACAAGATCAACCCCTTTCGGGAAGTCTCCACGTTTCCGTTCGATCCCATCGAACTGCAAAGGGATGTCGTGCGCCTCCGCAATTTCTACAACCGGAACGGTTTCCCGGGCGCCCGCATCGGCTATGCCGCCTCGCAACTGGACACCGCGGCGAACCGAATACACATCGTCCTGGGCATCCAGGAAGGCCAGCCCCTCATCATCCAGGATGTGAGTTTTCAGAACCCGGGGGGCGATTACATTTTTAACGAGTTCTCCGGCCCGATGCGCGACGACTGGTTCCGGTTTCGGGATCAGCTCTCCCTCCGTGCCGGCGACCGCTACACCGAAATCGAACGCCTCGACATCCAGGACCGCCTCCTCGAATGGATGCAGAATAAAGGGTTCGCCTTCGCCAACGTCGACGCCGAAGCGCTCGTCGACACCACCTACCTGGCGGTCGATCTCACCTACACGATCGACACCGGGCCCATCGGGTATGTCTCCGCGATCGATGTCGAGGGCGTCGCGTCCGTGGATACCCATGTCGTGATCCGCGAGCTGCCGTTCAAGGTGGGTGACCGCTACGACAGCAGCAAGCTGCGCGCCGGCCAGCAGCAGCTCTTCGGGCTCAACCTCTTTCGCGTCGCCCTGGCGGACCTCCCGGAGCAGCCGGCGGACAGCACCGTGGACGTGCGCATCCGCGTGCGGGAGGCGAAGCCCCGCTACATCACCGCCGAGACCGGGTACGCCCGGGAAAAGGGCATCGGCTTCAACGGCGAGTGGCTCAACCG carries:
- a CDS encoding ATP-dependent 6-phosphofructokinase → MSRSLRVGLLTGGGDCPGLNAVIRAVSKSLIIQHNAEVIGFEDGFLGLIEERVRPLDYHDVSGILTQGGTILGTSNRANPFRFYKRGDADVSSQVVKFVRTLGLDAIVTIGGDGTMSIAHGLHQLGVNIVGVPKTIDNDLYATDRTFGFDSAVAIATEAIDRLHTTAQSHHRVMIIETMGRYAGWIALYAGVAGGADVILIPEFEYEIDEIVRVCKERESGGQRFTIVCIAEGSKPKGGSMVVQNIVESSPDPIRLGGICKVLEHQLTAHLRSEVRTTILGHTQRGGPPTPYDRNLATAFGAYAAAMVADGRHGHMVALKDNNLTSAPLEEVANRVRTVPADAAMILAGMAVGTSFGVSDFEHRFHGNQDARHVT
- a CDS encoding NAD(P)H-binding protein encodes the protein MHVFLTGGTGFVGTYILQELLARGHSVRMLVRRSEDRMPGQGKIETVKGDVTNRKSLNGLMRGCDAVVHLVGIIQEKPAQGVTFQALHADATRHVVDQAREDGIERFVHMSANGARPDGVSGYQTSKWEAEEYVRQAGFDRWTIFRPSVVFGDPGEDNPEFASQLARTLVGPFPILPVFGDGNYEMQPISVQEVASAFVQALTNDAARQKTYCVAGNDRIPYRKVLDLIAGGMGIAPKPQIKQPVWLVRPVVQTVGKLGLLPITPDQFEMLLEGNTCDASDFYRDFDLTPIRFTAENLGYLG
- a CDS encoding deoxynucleoside kinase, with protein sequence MDSIRHPSPDPSPEKKYIAIAGNIGAGKSSLTAIISEYFKWDAYYERVDDNPYLSDFYENMRRWSFNLQVFFLSSRFNQQRRIESGPNPVAQDRSIYEDAEIFARNLYEMDLMSRRDYENYTELFHIMTSYLRPPDLLVYLRASVPTLVRHIQSRGRNYESSIRIEYLERLNVLYDEWIDRYDFGPKLIIDADSYDFVNNPEDRQDVVGRIESRLFGLFAD
- a CDS encoding putative porin, with translation MRIDPACAALLVAGLLVALPARAQVVDTLAAPPPDSALVVADSLPAPAPRRALDLSTLVAFATDAAGVTVNDSLPARLPDRELADVLAQAGGSFLYDFGGPGWPDGWSPLGLDPRQAGLQFQGISYADPVTGRPLYEMLPLPWLDPVRLQPGRLGQAMSVGARLRAYDAARPISELRYGSSKDGLQSAFVVHAQRRRVRFFREPGLFSYALGYGGHGANGEYPGSKLSAGRQLLARLRLQQSFGSLEIVNLQNRQRLGAHGGVIPFGTNYNSIYNRISAQVANATAKRTVIRNDLAATLRTRLLPGFRQPFEATGYWTAQTFRYALGSDTLAAATRRLGYRLRQPLIDAGPFSLEARAEGWRERVAESTALPDSLGLSRRAFHAGGRVQYRTGGFDLEGEADLHAGATGAAYPGGMARLGWRPGDALMLFAEASRSGQSLAWIDEYGWSGLVAPLAADPESRTSAGRAGVRVRLGPFDLEVAPFAHQTKNAFDLFTVGESDTLAVRVLGEPVRWVGASLDAGFRRDAARGFYLTAQPTVYRYAGDAASSDARRVQASLPELFVRGRSGLRYLLFKGDLDMDLYVQGRFWSPFGSRTLHPETGLLALPAVAGRDVLSSFTADIVLEAGVRTAKLYVAYDNVFSGTNVVIGNLLVPDYPLPTQRFRFGVFWPIFD
- a CDS encoding EcsC family protein; the protein is MPPSIDPSSLSPYEQEALRGIAVWKRPDQAWWERAAAAVQRSLDDVGDQLRRIPGVDWTIDNVVAGLLKVLNEITQDLVWRDAIYRDFQRLGHDDVRDIDAVARLDLRTIDEALDGLSAKYLGLAAVEGTATGLAGAAGILPDVVALVALNLRAAGEYATYYGFDISTPEERLYALSILDAAALPATERHQAEARLNEAHENVARTKTTRTINSVVVGGTLGAAARSIALRLTRSKLLQFMPVAGALLAGGFNSLYTRTVCDAAFHLYRERFLNRKYERRVEGEWGESR
- a CDS encoding Fic family protein; protein product: MLNTGTLHITHELLALLSEIDEFKGAWRALGVLAPDRLQALRRVATIESIGSSTRIEGSTLSDREVEQLLRRLDIRRFESRDEQEVAGYAEVMETVFRAWVDIPVTENHIKQLHRDLLRYSTKDERHRGAYKAVRNDVGAFDADGTMVGIVFETATPFDTPHRMAELVQWLDEARALGRLHPLLVIGVFVVVFLEIHPFQDGNGRLSRILTILLLLQAGYAYVPYSSLESVIEHSKEGYYLALRQTQSTIRSEAPNWQPWLLYFARALQQQKRRLAAKVEREQRAMMELPELALLILDYARQHGRVTNRDIAREAGASPNTIKATFRTLLDNGQLVRHGGGRSTWYGLP
- a CDS encoding transposase, whose protein sequence is MMDFTLYSRPRLGLSDAQWDLVKDLFDCRRKRKHDLRGIVDGILYVLQSEENWRMLPASFAPWQTVYYYYDKWRKSGLWFQLVQRLPEELRAALIEDARPSLSLVDLSMPSLAGFGGTPGYAPSWMQPPAQAYSRHYSWSTEQPAHVAESQAA
- a CDS encoding RsmB/NOP family class I SAM-dependent RNA methyltransferase, with translation MALPSTFLERLRRILPEDRFEAALHGMTAPRATSFRVNPLRADAARVDQALDAAQIPFHRVDWLDGAGWIEPAWREALMALPAYADRWIYVQNLSSMLPPIALAPRPGERVLDLAAAPGSKTLQIAGMMRDGELAAVEAVKHRFMRLKRNLSEHGAEWVRTFLQDGTRVWKYRPEYFDRVLLDAPCSSEGRFHVDDPESFAYWSERKIAEMERKQRQLLFSAIQCLRPGGILVYSTCSLAPEENEAVVDRMLRRFGDALTTEALPFETPEMTEPLPAWGKRTFDPAVAAGRRVVPTERTEGFYLCVIRKRESTMGTKD